From one Streptomyces sp. Q6 genomic stretch:
- the ahcY gene encoding adenosylhomocysteinase, translating into MTSVANRQDQDFKVADLSLAAFGRKEITLAEHEMPGLMSIRKEYAATQPLAGARVTGSLHMTVQTAVLIETLVALGAEVRWASCNIFSTQDHAAAAIAVGPNGTPDNPQGVPVFAWKGETLEEYWWCTEQALTWPNSPTGGPNMILDDGGDATLLVHKGVEYEKAGKVPSVDTAESDEHRVILQLLNDTISNGSQKWTQLASEIRGVTEETTTGVHRLYEMQRDGTLLFPAINVNDAVTKSKFDNKYGCRHSLIDGINRATDVLIGGKTALVCGYGDVGKGCAESLRGQGARVIITEIDPICALQAAMDGFQVATLDDVIDQVDIFVTTTGNKDIIMASDMAKMKHQAIVGNIGHFDNEIDMAGLAKIEGIVKDEVKPQVHTWTFPDGKVIIVLSEGRLLNLGNATGHPSFVMSNSFADQTLAQIELFTKQSEYPTDVYVLPKHLDEKVARLHLDSLGVKLTTLRPEQAAYIGVEVDGPYKPDHYRY; encoded by the coding sequence ATGACTTCTGTCGCCAACCGACAGGACCAGGACTTCAAGGTCGCCGATCTCTCTCTCGCCGCCTTCGGCCGCAAGGAGATCACCCTCGCCGAGCACGAGATGCCCGGCCTGATGTCGATCCGCAAGGAGTACGCCGCCACGCAGCCGCTCGCCGGCGCGCGCGTCACCGGCTCCCTCCACATGACGGTCCAGACGGCCGTCCTCATCGAGACCCTCGTCGCCCTCGGCGCCGAGGTCCGCTGGGCGTCCTGCAACATCTTCTCCACCCAGGACCACGCCGCCGCGGCCATCGCGGTGGGCCCGAACGGCACGCCGGACAACCCCCAGGGCGTCCCGGTCTTCGCTTGGAAGGGCGAGACCTTGGAGGAGTACTGGTGGTGCACGGAGCAGGCCCTGACCTGGCCGAACTCGCCCACCGGCGGCCCGAACATGATCCTCGACGACGGTGGTGACGCCACCCTCCTCGTCCACAAGGGCGTCGAGTACGAGAAGGCCGGCAAGGTCCCCTCGGTCGACACCGCCGAGTCCGACGAGCACCGCGTCATCCTTCAGCTCCTGAACGACACGATCTCGAACGGTTCGCAGAAGTGGACCCAGCTCGCCTCCGAGATCCGCGGCGTCACGGAGGAGACCACCACCGGTGTCCACCGCCTGTACGAGATGCAGCGTGACGGCACCCTCCTCTTCCCCGCGATCAACGTGAACGACGCGGTGACGAAGTCGAAGTTCGACAACAAGTACGGCTGCCGCCACTCGCTCATCGACGGCATCAACCGCGCCACGGACGTCCTCATCGGCGGCAAGACCGCCCTCGTCTGCGGTTACGGCGACGTCGGCAAGGGCTGCGCGGAGTCGCTGCGCGGCCAGGGCGCCCGCGTGATCATCACGGAGATCGACCCGATCTGCGCGCTCCAGGCGGCGATGGACGGCTTCCAGGTCGCGACGCTCGACGACGTCATCGACCAGGTCGACATCTTCGTCACGACGACCGGCAACAAGGACATCATCATGGCGAGCGACATGGCCAAGATGAAGCACCAGGCGATCGTCGGGAACATCGGCCACTTCGACAACGAGATCGACATGGCCGGCCTGGCGAAGATCGAGGGCATCGTCAAGGACGAGGTCAAGCCGCAGGTCCACACCTGGACGTTCCCCGACGGCAAGGTCATCATCGTGCTGTCCGAGGGCCGCCTGCTGAACCTGGGCAACGCGACGGGCCACCCGTCCTTCGTGATGTCCAACTCCTTCGCGGACCAGACCCTGGCCCAGATCGAGCTGTTCACCAAGCAGTCCGAGTACCCGACCGACGTCTACGTGCTGCCCAAGCACCTCGACGAGAAGGTCGCCCGCCTGCACCTGGACTCGCTCGGCGTGAAGCTGACGACGCTCCGCCCCGAGCAGGCCGCGTACATCGGCGTCGAGGTCGACGGCCCGTACAAGCCGGACCACTACCGCTACTGA
- a CDS encoding RDD family protein: MSELVTGEAVALELRPAKLPSRALAVLIDLVVAFVVYIVVTMGIVAATSSLDDAAAAALAVATFLLVLVGIPIAVETLSHGRSLGKLACGLRVVRDDGGPIRFRHALVRGAVGVVEILMTFGIVACIASLVSARGRRVGDVFAGTLVVRERVPTGQTAFVPPPPPWLVGRFAELDLSAVPEGLWLAVRQYLTRMGQLDPQVGWGMAARLATDLAAHTGAPAPTDVPPAAFLAAVMHERQSREAQRAFGAGGYGASASPVPPAVAPPAPGPGAYGPPSPAAPQPFPTYAPPAPAAAPRPEGPESAGSSGASGTGFVPPA; the protein is encoded by the coding sequence GTGAGTGAGCTGGTGACGGGAGAGGCGGTCGCCCTCGAGTTGCGGCCGGCGAAGTTGCCGAGTCGGGCACTCGCGGTGCTGATCGACCTGGTGGTGGCGTTCGTCGTGTACATCGTCGTGACGATGGGGATCGTCGCGGCGACCTCGTCGTTGGACGACGCCGCCGCGGCCGCGCTCGCCGTGGCGACGTTCCTGCTGGTGCTCGTCGGGATCCCGATCGCCGTGGAGACGCTCAGCCATGGGCGGTCGCTGGGGAAACTCGCGTGCGGGCTGCGGGTCGTGCGGGACGACGGCGGGCCGATCCGGTTCCGGCACGCTCTCGTGCGGGGGGCCGTCGGCGTCGTGGAGATCCTGATGACGTTCGGGATCGTGGCCTGCATCGCCTCTTTGGTGTCCGCGCGGGGGCGGCGGGTCGGTGACGTGTTCGCCGGGACTCTCGTCGTGCGGGAGCGCGTGCCGACCGGGCAGACCGCGTTCGTGCCGCCTCCGCCGCCCTGGCTGGTCGGGCGGTTCGCGGAGCTGGATCTGTCCGCCGTGCCGGAAGGGCTCTGGCTCGCGGTGCGGCAGTACCTCACGCGGATGGGGCAGTTGGATCCGCAGGTGGGATGGGGGATGGCCGCCCGGCTCGCGACGGATCTCGCGGCGCACACCGGCGCCCCCGCTCCGACGGACGTGCCGCCCGCCGCCTTCCTCGCCGCCGTGATGCATGAGCGGCAGTCGCGTGAGGCGCAGCGAGCCTTCGGGGCCGGAGGTTACGGCGCCTCTGCTTCGCCGGTGCCCCCGGCGGTTGCTCCGCCTGCTCCGGGCCCTGGGGCGTACGGTCCTCCGTCGCCTGCTGCTCCGCAGCCTTTCCCCACGTACGCGCCGCCGGCGCCCGCCGCCGCGCCGCGGCCCGAGGGGCCTGAGTCGGCAGGGTCGTCCGGGGCGTCGGGCACCGGATTCGTACCGCCCGCCTGA
- a CDS encoding stage II sporulation protein M, with amino-acid sequence MDLDVFVSAHGAEWDRLDTLLRRRRRLTGAEADELVALYQRTATHLSLVQSSAPDPRVIGRLTQLVARARSAVTGTRRASWRDVTRFLTHGFPAAVYRARHWWVPTALISTAIAALIGWWIGTHPEVQASIAAPAALREMTRPGGQYETYYSSHPAASFAAQVWTNNAQAAAMCLVLGVFLGLPVLWILFQNMLNVGVGIGLMSSAGRLDTFLGLILPHGLLELTAVFVAAGTGLRLGWTVIDPGPRTRRTALAEEGRAALGMAIGLALVLFISGAIEGFVTPSGLPTWARIGIGITAELAFLAYVYVLGGRAVREGETGDVEAAERSAALPTAA; translated from the coding sequence ATGGACCTCGACGTCTTCGTGTCCGCCCATGGTGCGGAGTGGGACCGCCTGGACACCCTGCTGCGACGCCGTCGCCGCCTGACCGGCGCGGAAGCGGACGAACTGGTGGCCTTGTACCAGCGCACCGCGACCCATCTCTCCCTCGTCCAGTCGAGCGCCCCGGACCCCCGCGTGATCGGCCGCCTGACCCAACTCGTCGCACGCGCGCGCAGCGCGGTCACGGGCACACGCCGTGCTTCATGGCGCGACGTCACCCGCTTCCTCACCCACGGATTCCCGGCAGCGGTCTACCGGGCACGCCACTGGTGGGTCCCCACAGCACTCATCTCCACGGCGATAGCCGCCCTGATCGGCTGGTGGATCGGTACGCATCCAGAGGTGCAGGCCTCCATAGCCGCCCCCGCGGCACTCCGCGAGATGACCCGCCCCGGCGGCCAGTACGAGACGTACTACTCGAGCCACCCCGCGGCGTCCTTCGCGGCCCAGGTCTGGACGAACAACGCCCAAGCCGCCGCGATGTGCCTGGTCCTCGGCGTCTTCCTGGGGCTTCCTGTCCTGTGGATCCTGTTCCAGAACATGCTCAACGTAGGTGTGGGCATCGGCCTGATGTCCTCCGCCGGCCGCCTCGACACCTTCCTGGGCCTGATCCTCCCGCACGGCCTGCTGGAGCTGACGGCCGTCTTCGTGGCCGCGGGAACCGGCCTGCGCCTGGGCTGGACCGTCATCGACCCCGGCCCGCGCACCCGCCGGACAGCGCTGGCCGAAGAAGGCCGCGCGGCCCTGGGCATGGCCATCGGCCTGGCCCTGGTCCTCTTCATCTCCGGTGCCATCGAAGGCTTCGTGACCCCCTCGGGCCTCCCCACCTGGGCCCGCATCGGCATCGGCATCACAGCGGAACTCGCCTTCCTCGCCTACGTCTATGTACTGGGCGGCCGAGCGGTCCGCGAAGGCGAAACAGGCGACGTCGAAGCAGCCGAACGCAGTGCGGCTCTGCCGACTGCGGCTTGA